In one Acipenser ruthenus chromosome 10, fAciRut3.2 maternal haplotype, whole genome shotgun sequence genomic region, the following are encoded:
- the LOC131738142 gene encoding lysophosphatidic acid receptor 3-like: protein MNECHYEEKMEFFYNHSNSKTEDDWSGARLIIILVFGSIFCFFIFLSNAMVIAAVITNKRFHFPYYYLLANLAASDFFAGIAYVYLMFNTGPVSKTLTVHRWFLRQGLLDTSLSASLANLLVIALERYISVMKMTVHSNLTKRRVTVLIIMVWAVSIFMGAVPSLGWNCICSLNDCSILAPIYSRSYLVFWSVSNLLVFFIMVVVYMRIYIYVKKKIIVLSPHTKGSISRKRTPMKLIKTVMTVLGVFVICWTPGLVVLLLDGLHCSSCGLLDVKQWFLQLAMLNSIINPIIYSYKDEEMRNTFRNMISCGRNRGRISRTSSRALSCSIEPSRNTEESSISFHKEVKA from the exons ATGAACGAGTGTCACTATGAAGAGAAGATGGAATTCTTCTACAACCACAGCAACAGCAAGACTGAAGATGATTGGTCGGGGGCCAGACTCATCATTATTCTGGTTTTTGGTTCGATATTCTGCTTCTTTATTTTCCTGTCAAATGCAATGGTCATAGCGGCAGTGATCACCAACAAGCGATTCCACTTTCCCTACTATTACCTACTTGCTAATTTAGCGGCGTCAGACTTTTTTGCCGGAATAGCCTATGTGTACCTTATGTTCAACACGGGGCCCGTCTCCAAAACACTCACCGTGCACCGCTGGTTTCTGCGGCAGGGTCTACTGGACACAAGCCTCTCAGCCTCCTTGGCAAACCTGCTGGTCATTGCTCTGGAACGTTACATTTCCGTAATGAAAATGACGGTGCACAGCAACCTCACAAAACGCAGAGTGACTGTCTTAATTATCATGGTGTGGGCAGTTTCCATTTTCATGGGCGCGGTGCCCAGTTTGGGGTGGAACTGCATCTGTAGCCTTAACGACTGCTCGATACTGGCACCCATTTATAGTCGCAGTTACCTGGTTTTCTGGTCGGTCTCCAACCTTTTGGTCTTTTTTATCATGGTGGTCGTGTACATGAGGATCTATATATATGTGAAGAAGAAAATTATCGTCCTGTCGCCTCACACCAAAGGCTCTATAAGTCGCAAGAGAACCCCTATGAAGCTCATAAAGACGGTGATGACAGTTCTAG GTGTTTTTGTAATCTGTTGGACTCCTGGGCTGGTTGTTCTCCTGCTTGACGGTCTACACTGCTCCAGCTGTGGGTTGCTGGATGTGAAGCAGTGGTTCCTGCAGCTGGCCATGCTGAACTCCATCATCAATCCCATCATTTACTCCTACAAGGACGAAGAGATGCGCAACACCTTCCGGAACATGATCAGCTGTGGGAGAAACAGAGGAAGGATTTCCAGAACCAGCTCCAGAGCGCTGAGCTGCAGCATTGAGCCCAGTCGTAATACTGAGGAAAGTTCGATTTCTTTTCACAAGGAGGTCAAGGCGTGA